The Methanocella arvoryzae MRE50 genome includes a region encoding these proteins:
- a CDS encoding ATPase domain-containing protein, with amino-acid sequence MTELTDFAAIEKERKKELLSTGNTEMDKKMADGLPIHSLNLIEGANDTGKSVLTQQICWGGLSQGFTFSIYTTENTIKSFLSQMESLSLDISDHFAWGYLKIYPIHVEGVEMAADLSRNFLQRLITHIKAGKSQVIIIDSFTVFTISATQDDIFKFFAECKNLCDEGKTILITLHQYAFDEDTLIRIRSIADGHIKLRLEQVGDKYVAMMEVSKIRGARKSTGNIISFEVHPGYGLKIIPFSSAQV; translated from the coding sequence ATGACCGAACTGACCGATTTTGCGGCTATAGAGAAAGAGAGGAAGAAAGAACTGCTCTCGACAGGCAACACCGAGATGGACAAAAAGATGGCCGATGGCCTCCCCATCCACTCTCTCAACCTCATAGAAGGCGCGAACGATACCGGCAAGAGTGTCCTGACCCAGCAGATCTGCTGGGGCGGCCTCAGCCAGGGCTTTACTTTCTCCATCTACACGACCGAGAACACCATCAAAAGCTTCCTGAGCCAGATGGAAAGCCTGAGCCTGGACATCTCCGATCACTTCGCGTGGGGCTACCTGAAGATCTATCCCATCCACGTCGAGGGCGTGGAGATGGCTGCCGACCTGTCCCGCAATTTCCTGCAGCGGCTCATTACTCACATCAAGGCTGGCAAGTCCCAGGTCATCATCATCGACTCGTTCACTGTGTTCACTATCAGCGCTACCCAGGATGACATCTTCAAGTTCTTTGCAGAGTGCAAGAATCTCTGCGACGAGGGCAAGACTATCCTGATCACTCTGCACCAGTACGCGTTCGACGAGGATACCCTGATCCGGATCAGGTCTATCGCCGACGGCCACATAAAGCTACGACTGGAGCAGGTGGGCGACAAATATGTAGCCATGATGGAGGTCTCCAAGATCCGGGGCGCGAGAAAGTCCACGGGTAACATTATCAGCTTCGAGGTACACCCGGGCTACGGCTTGAAAATCATTCCGTTCTCGTCTGCGCAGGTATAG